A single genomic interval of Cucumis sativus cultivar 9930 chromosome 5, Cucumber_9930_V3, whole genome shotgun sequence harbors:
- the LOC101209698 gene encoding short-chain dehydrogenase TIC 32 A, chloroplastic isoform X1 has product MLLSFNYLSGSPGPSGFGSKSTAEHVTASLPPSFTAIITGATSGIGAETARILAKRGARLILPSRNIKAAEETKARIESECSDSEIIVMSLDLSSLSSVRTFVSQFESLNLPLNLLINNAGKFSHEHAITEDGIEMTFATNYLGHFLLTKLLVNKMVETAKVTGVEGRIVNVSSSIHGWFSGDILKYLGQISRNKSRNYDATRAYALSKLANVLHTHELARRFKQMGANVTVNCVHPGIVRTRLTRDREGFITDLVFFMASKLLKTIPQAAATTCYVATNPRLRHVTGKYFVDCNESSPSKLAGSPSEAARLWSASEIMVNANSKLLFDPNNALE; this is encoded by the exons ATGCTTCTCTCCTTCAACTACCTCTCCGGCTCCCCCGGCCCCTCCGGCTTCGGCTCCAAATCTACCGCCGAACACGTCACCGCCTCCCTCCCTCCTTCCTTCACCGCCATCATCACCG GTGCCACATCAGGGATTGGAGCTGAGACGGCTCGGATTCTTGCAAAACGTGGGGCTCGTTTAATCCTCCCGTCGCGGAACATTAAAGCCGCTGAAGAAACCAAGGCTCGGATTGAGTCGGAATGCTCTGATTCCGAGATTATTGTTATGTCACTCGATTTGAGCTCTTTGTCTTCTGTTAGAACCTTTGTTTCTCAATTTGAATCCCTTAATCTCCCGCTTAATCTCCTCAT TAACAATGCGGGGAAATTCTCGCACGAGCATGCAATAACGGAGGATGGGATAGAGATGACATTCGCTACTAATTATTTgg GGCATTTTCTGTTGACGAAACTGTTGGTGAATAAGATGGTGGAGACGGCGAAAGTGACAGGGGTTGAGGGCCGGATTGTGAACGTTTCGTCGAGTATTCATGGCTGGTTTTCCGGCGATATCCTCAAATATCTCGGCCAGATTAGCCGGAATAAAAG CAGGAATTACGATGCGACACGTGCTTACGCGCTCTCTAAACTTGCCAACGTTCTTCATACCCACGAACTTGCTCGCCGATTCAAG cAAATGGGAGCTAATGTTACGGTGAACTGCGTCCATCCCGGAATCGTCAGAACTCGACTTACTAGAGATCGTGAAGGCTTCATCACAG ATTTGGTGTTCTTCATGGCTTCCAAGCTCTTGAAGACAATACCTCAG GCGGCGGCAACGACATGCTACGTGGCGACAAATCCGAGGCTACGCCACGTCACCGGCAAGTATTTCGTCGACTGCAACGAATCGTCACCGTCCAAGCTGGCTGGCAGCCCGTCGGAGGCCGCCCGTCTGTGGTCCGCCTCCGAGATCATGGTCAACGCAAACTCAAAGCTTCTTTTCGATCCAAACAATGCATTGGAATAA
- the LOC101209698 gene encoding short-chain dehydrogenase TIC 32 A, chloroplastic isoform X2, with product MLLSFNYLSGSPGPSGFGSKSTAEHVTASLPPSFTAIITGATSGIGAETARILAKRGARLILPSRNIKAAEETKARIESECSDSEIIVMSLDLSSLSSVRTFVSQFESLNLPLNLLINNAGKFSHEHAITEDGIEMTFATNYLGHFLLTKLLVNKMVETAKVTGVEGRIVNVSSSIHGWFSGDILKYLGQISRNKRNYDATRAYALSKLANVLHTHELARRFKQMGANVTVNCVHPGIVRTRLTRDREGFITDLVFFMASKLLKTIPQAAATTCYVATNPRLRHVTGKYFVDCNESSPSKLAGSPSEAARLWSASEIMVNANSKLLFDPNNALE from the exons ATGCTTCTCTCCTTCAACTACCTCTCCGGCTCCCCCGGCCCCTCCGGCTTCGGCTCCAAATCTACCGCCGAACACGTCACCGCCTCCCTCCCTCCTTCCTTCACCGCCATCATCACCG GTGCCACATCAGGGATTGGAGCTGAGACGGCTCGGATTCTTGCAAAACGTGGGGCTCGTTTAATCCTCCCGTCGCGGAACATTAAAGCCGCTGAAGAAACCAAGGCTCGGATTGAGTCGGAATGCTCTGATTCCGAGATTATTGTTATGTCACTCGATTTGAGCTCTTTGTCTTCTGTTAGAACCTTTGTTTCTCAATTTGAATCCCTTAATCTCCCGCTTAATCTCCTCAT TAACAATGCGGGGAAATTCTCGCACGAGCATGCAATAACGGAGGATGGGATAGAGATGACATTCGCTACTAATTATTTgg GGCATTTTCTGTTGACGAAACTGTTGGTGAATAAGATGGTGGAGACGGCGAAAGTGACAGGGGTTGAGGGCCGGATTGTGAACGTTTCGTCGAGTATTCATGGCTGGTTTTCCGGCGATATCCTCAAATATCTCGGCCAGATTAGCCGGAATAAAAG GAATTACGATGCGACACGTGCTTACGCGCTCTCTAAACTTGCCAACGTTCTTCATACCCACGAACTTGCTCGCCGATTCAAG cAAATGGGAGCTAATGTTACGGTGAACTGCGTCCATCCCGGAATCGTCAGAACTCGACTTACTAGAGATCGTGAAGGCTTCATCACAG ATTTGGTGTTCTTCATGGCTTCCAAGCTCTTGAAGACAATACCTCAG GCGGCGGCAACGACATGCTACGTGGCGACAAATCCGAGGCTACGCCACGTCACCGGCAAGTATTTCGTCGACTGCAACGAATCGTCACCGTCCAAGCTGGCTGGCAGCCCGTCGGAGGCCGCCCGTCTGTGGTCCGCCTCCGAGATCATGGTCAACGCAAACTCAAAGCTTCTTTTCGATCCAAACAATGCATTGGAATAA